A region from the Coffea eugenioides isolate CCC68of chromosome 9, Ceug_1.0, whole genome shotgun sequence genome encodes:
- the LOC113783296 gene encoding protein FAR1-RELATED SEQUENCE 5-like — MDCSKLAEDGTPELGMEFNSEEDAYQFYNKYAFKMGFSVRKDYLNKDKDGVTTSRRYSCCKEGVKRKYEGDVMPKRTRAPTKTGCGAKMVIVLFRGTMKYRVHDLVLEHNHELHIAQCAHMMPSQRKVSEAQGFQAEISEDAGLSLKQSHELMGKEAGGMGNVGYTREDLKRYLRTRRERSLKYGEAGSMLNYFQEQTLENPSFFHAVQLDCEEQITNIFWADAGMLIDYKFFGDVVTFDTTYKTNKEYRPLGVFVGFNQHRQIVIFGAALMYDETIDSFKWVFGTFLEAMCGKRPSTILTDQDHAMAAALSVVMPETFHGLCTFHIRRNFMKHLGNHYKENSDLPYMFGACMYEFEEVEQFNRVWEAMVKKHDLENNEWLSGLYRIRDKWARCMMKERWTAGMRSTQLSESLNAAIKNHLKLDHDLVQFFRHFNRVVDEKRHNELIAEYEMRQKLPMVGLRQTPMLVHASETYSPTVFVAFQNEYGESTAMVILRQQDAAMIVEFAVMRYDGGPERIVVFNRNDLSVRCSCKKYENEGILCGHALKVFDTVGIKIIPPEYIKRRWTKRARAGDCFDRRRREVVADPKIMISTRYRELAPAMIKVATRAAMSEDTSKVAITVISDLAKRVELLLSESEEQPLQNQKNLNMEERDKIEIVNEMGEAVVARGIKKRGGGKKSRVMRSWIDKFDRVKRKSRLSRTTQTTASESEPTSVSIEEYMFMGCRSSTDSVSTHSMSQTVNGPPNAIAPNIDESETGHRLANQGPPRSVPTEWMHPRFSIFSKYNSVRDVLMEERAALLTHCDVDAYHVFAPSPQGRNNTQGLQLRADVAAPENEIDE, encoded by the exons ATGGATTGCAGCAAATTGGCAGAAGATGGGACCCCTGAATTAGGAATGGAGTTCAACAGCGAAGAGGATGCGTACCAGTTTTACAACAAATATGCCTTTAAAATGGGTTTTAGTGTACGTAAAGACTATCTGAATAAAGACAAAGACGGCGTGACCACGTCTAGGAGATATAGTTGCTGCAAGGAAGGTGTGAAGCGCAAGTACGAAGGTGATGTGATGCCAAAGAGGACACGAGCTCCGACGAAAACAGGGTGTGGAGCTAAAATGGTTATTGTGTTGTTTAGAGGAACAATGAAGTACCGTGTGCATGATCTTGTTTTAGAGCATAACCATGAGTTGCACATTGCTCAATGTGCGCACATGATGCCATCACAAAGAAAAGTGAGCGAGGCTCAAGGATTCCAAGCTGAAATAAGCGAGGACGCTGGGCTTTCATTGAAACAGAGCCATGAGCTTATGGGAAAGGAGGCAGGTGGGATGGGAAATGTGGGATATACTCGGGAAGACCTGAAACGATATCTTCGTACTCGACGGGAAAGGAGTTTGAAATATGGAGAAGCAGGTAGCATGCTGAATTATTTTCAAGAGCAAACACTCGAGAATCCATCGTTTTTTCATGCCGTACAGCTGGACTGTGAAGAGCAGATAACGAATATCTTTTGGGCTGATGCAGGAATGTTAATTGACTACAAATTTTTTGGAGACGTAGTCACATTCGACACaacctacaaaacaaataaagaataccGGCCACTTGGAGTGTTTGTGGGTTTTAACCAACATAGGCAAATTGTGATATTCGGTGCTGCCCTTATGTATGATGAGACTATAGATTCTTTCAAATGGGTGTTTGGTACATTTCTAGAAGCAATGTGCGGAAAGCGTCCAAGTACCATACTAACCGACCAAGATCATGCCATGGCAGCCGCTCTTTCAGTTGTTATGCCTGAAACATTTCACGGTCTATGTACGTTTCACATAAGGCGTAATTTTATGAAACATCTTGGCAATCACTACAAGGAAAATAGTGATCTTCCATACATGTTTGGTGCATGCATGTATGAGTTTGAAGAAGTGGAACAATTCAATAGGGTGTGGGAGGCGATGGTGAAGAAACACGatcttgaaaataatgaatggcTCTCCGGATTGTATAGAATTCGTGATAAATGGGCAAGGTGCAtgatgaaagaaagatggaCCGCTGGAATGCGAAGCACCCAACTCAGCGAAAGCCTAAATGCAGCaattaaaaatcatttgaaactggATCATGACCTTGTGCAGTTCTTTAGACATTTCAATCGGGTGGTTGATGAAAAGAGACATAATGAACTGATCGCAGAATATGAAATGAGGCAAAAGCTCCCCATGGTCGGGTTAAGGCAAACACCTATGCTCGTGCATGCATCAGAGACGTATTCACCAACCGTATTTGTTGCATTCCAAAATGAATATGGCGAGTCAACAGCTATGGTTATATTGAGACAGCAAGATGCAGCGATGATTGTGGAGTTTGCGGTCATGAGGTATGATGGAGGACCTGAAAGAATAGTGGTATTCAATCGGAATGATCTAAGTGTACGTTGTAGTTGCAAAAAATACGAGAATGAAGGCATTTTATGTGGGCACGCGTTGAAGGTGTTTGATACTGTGGGCATAAAAATAATTCCTCCTGAATACATTAAGAGGCGATGGACAAAAAGAGCTCGGGCTGGAGACTGTTTTGATCGGCGAAGACGGGAAGTTGTGGCTGATCCTAAAATAATGATTTCAACTCGTTATCGGGAGCTCGCTCCAGCCATGATTAAGGTCGCAACTCGAGCAGCAATGTCGGAGGACACCAGCAAAGTAGCAATCACTGTCATATCCGATTTGGCAAAGAGAGTTGAGCTCCTCCTCTCAGAAAGTGAAGAACAACCtttgcaaaatcaaaaaaatctgaATATGGAGGAAcgggataaaattgaaattgtgAATGAAATGGGGGAGGCAGTAGTCGCAAGAGGCATTAAAAAACGAGGTGGTGGGAAGAAAAGTAGAGTGATGCGAAGTTGGATCGATAAATTTGACagagtaaaaagaaaatctagatTATCAAGGACTACACAGACTACg GCCTCAGAATCGGAGCCGACATCGGTTTCAATTGAGGAATACATGTTTATGGGATGTCGTTCATCTACTGACTCTGTTTCG ACGCATTCAATGAGCCAGACAGTGAATGGCCCTCCAAACGCTATTGCTCCGAATATCGATGAAAGTGAAACG